The Sporosarcina ureae genome includes a region encoding these proteins:
- a CDS encoding alpha/beta-type small acid-soluble spore protein, translating to MPNNNSNNSNQLLVPGVQQALDQMKEEIASEFGVQLGPDATSRANGSVGGEITKRLVRQAQSQMNGYNQ from the coding sequence ATGCCAAACAACAACAGCAACAACTCAAACCAATTGTTAGTTCCAGGAGTACAACAGGCTCTTGACCAGATGAAAGAAGAAATTGCTTCTGAATTTGGAGTACAACTTGGACCAGACGCTACATCGCGTGCCAACGGATCCGTCGGCGGAGAAATTACAAAGCGACTAGTACGTCAGGCTCAATCACAAATGAATGGTTATAATCAGTAA
- the tpx gene encoding thiol peroxidase: MVQVTFKDQPIHLLGAEVKVGDQAPSFTVLANDLNPVTLDDSKGKVRLISVVPSVDTGVCSIQTKRFNDEATSLGDDVEVMTISCDLPFAQGRWKEEENVENLHLYSDHRDLSFGKAFGTAIEELRLLTRSIFVVDRDDQVAYVEYVSEATDHPDYDAAIKAVKELN, translated from the coding sequence ATGGTACAAGTTACATTCAAAGATCAACCGATTCATCTGTTAGGTGCAGAAGTGAAAGTTGGAGATCAGGCACCAAGCTTCACTGTGCTTGCGAATGATTTGAATCCTGTGACACTGGATGATTCAAAAGGTAAGGTGCGTTTGATCAGTGTTGTGCCTTCTGTTGATACAGGTGTATGTTCCATTCAGACGAAGCGTTTCAACGACGAAGCAACATCGCTTGGAGATGACGTAGAAGTCATGACGATTTCTTGCGATCTGCCATTTGCACAAGGGCGTTGGAAAGAGGAAGAGAATGTGGAAAACTTACATTTGTACTCTGATCATCGTGATCTTTCATTTGGTAAAGCATTCGGTACAGCGATTGAGGAATTACGATTATTGACTCGTTCGATCTTTGTGGTCGATCGCGATGATCAAGTCGCGTATGTTGAGTATGTGAGTGAAGCGACTGACCATCCCGACTATGATGCAGCCATTAAAGCAGTGAAAGAACTGAATTAA
- a CDS encoding NAD kinase, with amino-acid sequence MNSLHTIFLFSRLDEDTAHKKHFIAQRLKKEGFKLTEDHTEANVVISIGSDGTFLQAVRKTGFRQDVLYLGASIKGAHGVYCDFQYDDISRLTETLRQTTIEERHYPLLEVKINQQNPFLCLNEFSIRSTIIRTFVMNIYIDDLLFETFLGDGMIISTPTGSTAYNKSVKGAVIDPRLPSFQVTELASVNNNRYRTLGTSFILSNGRTLTLNIQPEGNEFPSIAADNEALGIKQVEKVEARLSNKVIRTAKLSDNSFFEKVQRTFF; translated from the coding sequence ATGAATTCTCTACATACTATTTTTCTCTTCAGCCGTTTAGACGAAGACACTGCCCACAAAAAACATTTTATTGCACAACGTCTTAAAAAAGAAGGCTTCAAACTAACAGAAGATCATACCGAAGCTAATGTGGTCATTAGTATCGGCAGTGATGGGACATTCCTTCAAGCTGTTCGTAAAACGGGTTTCCGTCAGGATGTTCTGTATCTCGGAGCCTCTATAAAAGGGGCACACGGTGTATATTGCGATTTCCAATACGATGATATTAGTCGCCTGACAGAAACGTTACGACAAACTACAATTGAAGAGCGTCATTATCCACTGCTCGAAGTGAAGATCAATCAGCAAAATCCATTCTTATGTCTAAATGAATTCAGCATACGTTCAACCATCATCCGCACATTCGTCATGAATATTTACATCGATGATTTATTGTTCGAAACGTTTCTTGGCGACGGTATGATCATCTCCACGCCAACAGGTAGTACAGCGTATAATAAATCCGTTAAAGGTGCTGTCATTGATCCGCGACTACCTTCTTTCCAAGTAACAGAGCTCGCGTCAGTTAATAATAATCGATACCGCACACTCGGCACATCATTCATCCTAAGTAATGGACGAACCTTGACGCTCAATATCCAACCAGAAGGCAATGAATTCCCATCTATCGCAGCGGATAATGAAGCACTCGGCATCAAACAAGTAGAAAAAGTAGAAGCCCGACTAAGCAATAAAGTCATTCGCACCGCAAAACTTTCCGATAACTCATTCTTCGAAAAAGTTCAACGTACCTTTTTCTGA
- a CDS encoding cysteine desulfurase family protein, translating into MYFDHSATTKPDERVLRTFVDASESYFANPASLHAEGKRTEKLLERARTQILGTIGLGLTEGIFTSGGTESNNLAILGYVYANQHKGRHLLTTSIEHPSVLNVFRELEKQHFTVDYLTVDEEGRISLDELQAKLQKDTILVSIMHVNNEIGTIQLIEECAKIIHTSSRAMFHSDCVQSFGKLPLTDCTDGPDLVSLSAHKIYGIKNSGFLAFRKNIRLQPIVFGGGQEHKLRSGTVSVPHAAALAKAARLLVEEVDMQQFQQWRNDLVEFFSEIDECKVLAPNASAPHILSVAFAHITGEIAINFLQQQGLIVSTSSACSSKNSDVSHVIEAIHVPREFEKGVIRISLGKDQTIEEIEQLKVAVRQLVELIRKGVGK; encoded by the coding sequence ATGTATTTTGACCATAGCGCCACAACCAAGCCGGACGAGAGAGTTCTTCGCACTTTTGTAGACGCTTCTGAATCGTATTTTGCGAATCCTGCATCGTTGCATGCAGAAGGAAAACGTACAGAAAAATTATTGGAACGTGCGCGAACACAAATACTTGGAACCATTGGACTTGGACTGACAGAGGGAATTTTCACTTCAGGCGGCACAGAATCCAATAATCTTGCCATACTAGGTTATGTCTACGCCAATCAACATAAAGGTCGTCATCTACTCACAACTAGCATCGAACATCCTTCTGTCTTGAATGTTTTTCGAGAATTAGAAAAGCAGCACTTCACGGTAGATTATTTAACAGTAGATGAAGAAGGAAGAATTTCATTGGACGAACTGCAAGCGAAGTTGCAAAAAGATACGATTTTAGTTAGTATCATGCATGTTAACAATGAAATAGGGACGATTCAGCTGATTGAGGAATGTGCGAAAATCATTCATACTTCTTCACGTGCGATGTTCCATTCGGATTGTGTGCAAAGTTTTGGAAAGTTACCGCTTACTGATTGTACGGATGGTCCGGATCTCGTATCGTTATCTGCTCATAAAATTTATGGAATTAAAAATAGTGGGTTTTTAGCTTTTCGTAAAAATATCCGACTGCAGCCCATTGTCTTTGGTGGCGGTCAAGAACATAAATTGCGCAGTGGAACGGTATCGGTACCACACGCAGCCGCACTTGCGAAGGCGGCTCGTTTACTCGTAGAGGAAGTGGATATGCAACAATTTCAACAATGGCGAAATGATCTAGTGGAGTTCTTCTCAGAAATAGATGAATGCAAAGTATTGGCACCGAACGCGAGTGCACCGCATATACTATCCGTCGCATTTGCACACATTACAGGGGAGATTGCGATTAACTTCCTACAACAACAAGGATTGATCGTCTCGACTTCTAGTGCATGTTCATCGAAGAATTCGGATGTAAGCCATGTAATTGAAGCGATTCATGTACCTCGCGAGTTCGAAAAAGGTGTGATTAGAATTAGCTTAGGTAAAGATCAAACAATAGAAGAAATTGAACAATTGAAAGTAGCAGTTCGTCAATTAGTCGAACTGATTAGAAAAGGAGTGGGGAAATGA
- a CDS encoding acetate kinase has protein sequence MPKILSINAGSSSLKFQLIEMTNEEEITKGLFERIGLENSVFTMTTAEKKIEKVIDITDHLMAVDMLLEHLLSEGVVSSYDEIDGLGHRVVHGGELYSDSVLITDEVIEKLEEISGFAPLHNPANIVGIKAFQKALPNTPAVAIFDTAFHQTMPEKAFLYALPYEYYEKYGIRKYGFHGTSHKYVTERAAKILNRPLEDTRLISCHLGNGASIAAVKGGKSVDTSMGFTPLAGVIMGTRSGNIDPALIPYMMERTGESAEEVVNVLNKKSGLLGISGFSSDLRDITEAAEQCNHRAQLALDVFTDRIHQHIGQYAAGMGGVDAIIFTAGIGENSAIVRQKVMNGLEFMGVYFDPSLNNIRGEEAYISFPHSPVKVLIIPTNEEIMLARDTVRIAGIPVPEEAETVAAE, from the coding sequence GTGCCGAAGATTTTGTCAATAAATGCGGGTAGTTCTTCTTTGAAGTTCCAACTGATTGAAATGACCAACGAAGAAGAAATTACCAAGGGGTTATTCGAACGCATTGGTTTAGAAAATTCCGTTTTCACTATGACAACTGCTGAAAAGAAAATCGAGAAAGTGATAGATATAACAGATCATTTAATGGCTGTTGATATGCTGTTAGAACATCTACTTAGTGAAGGGGTCGTTTCGTCTTACGATGAGATTGATGGACTCGGTCACCGCGTAGTTCATGGGGGAGAGCTATACAGTGACTCAGTATTAATTACGGATGAAGTAATTGAAAAACTAGAAGAGATTTCAGGCTTCGCGCCACTGCATAATCCAGCGAATATTGTAGGAATTAAAGCGTTTCAGAAAGCGCTGCCAAATACACCTGCAGTTGCCATATTTGATACAGCATTCCATCAGACCATGCCTGAAAAAGCATTTTTGTATGCGTTGCCATATGAGTACTATGAAAAATACGGAATTCGCAAATACGGTTTCCATGGGACGAGCCATAAATACGTAACGGAACGCGCTGCCAAGATCTTGAACAGACCTCTTGAGGATACTCGTTTAATCTCATGCCACTTAGGTAATGGTGCGAGTATTGCAGCTGTTAAAGGCGGTAAGTCAGTAGACACGTCCATGGGCTTCACTCCATTAGCAGGCGTGATCATGGGGACACGTTCAGGAAATATTGATCCAGCCCTCATTCCATATATGATGGAGCGTACGGGCGAGTCAGCTGAAGAAGTAGTCAACGTATTGAATAAAAAATCAGGACTACTTGGAATCAGTGGATTTTCAAGTGACTTGCGCGATATTACGGAAGCTGCAGAACAATGCAACCACCGTGCGCAATTGGCTCTAGATGTCTTTACGGATCGTATCCACCAGCATATCGGGCAATACGCCGCCGGGATGGGCGGAGTGGATGCCATCATCTTCACAGCAGGAATTGGCGAGAACAGTGCAATCGTTCGTCAAAAAGTAATGAACGGTTTAGAATTCATGGGAGTCTACTTCGATCCAAGCCTAAATAATATTCGCGGTGAAGAAGCATACATCAGCTTCCCGCATTCACCAGTCAAAGTATTGATTATCCCAACAAATGAAGAAATCATGCTAGCTCGCGACACTGTGCGCATCGCTGGAATTCCAGTTCCAGAAGAAGCAGAAACAGTAGCGGCTGAATAA
- a CDS encoding RDD family protein, with protein MTNELLDTQPTVRLEQALVPKYAGFWIRLWAFLIDMLILSAISGIFVKPVFRVLDIAITKPSAFLFSPYKVTALVLLLLYFIVMTKIAGQTVGKMIMGIRVTKTNGEKLSWGSVIFREGFGRFISQMLWIPYLLVLFLPQKKTLHDVFADTVVVHERTFERKEVQKVIHPEHHQLHEDPTV; from the coding sequence ATGACGAATGAACTGCTAGATACGCAACCAACCGTGCGACTTGAACAGGCGCTCGTGCCAAAATATGCAGGTTTCTGGATCAGACTCTGGGCATTTTTAATCGACATGCTGATTCTTTCGGCTATTAGCGGCATCTTTGTCAAGCCGGTGTTCCGCGTACTTGATATCGCGATCACCAAGCCCTCTGCCTTTTTATTCAGCCCGTATAAAGTAACGGCACTAGTTTTGTTGTTGTTGTATTTTATTGTAATGACAAAAATAGCGGGGCAAACCGTAGGGAAAATGATTATGGGAATTCGAGTGACGAAAACAAATGGTGAAAAATTAAGTTGGGGCTCTGTGATTTTTAGAGAAGGGTTCGGTCGCTTCATTTCACAAATGTTATGGATTCCGTACCTGCTGGTCTTGTTCTTACCACAGAAGAAAACACTTCATGACGTCTTTGCTGACACGGTTGTGGTACATGAACGAACATTCGAGAGAAAAGAAGTGCAGAAAGTTATTCATCCCGAACACCATCAGTTGCATGAAGACCCTACGGTTTAG
- the mbcS gene encoding acyl-CoA synthetase MbcS, with translation MNREELLAPARYNIVSEFEKYATGDGRKALIYVDAQNQEQQVTYDELIQAANRTANVLTSTGLKKGDVVLVMVPRMIEAYVTYIAALKAGLVVIPSSEMLRSSEIEYRIEHSNAKAIIAFDAFTDQLEHVENVDKVTVYIIGEAKEGEISLTAQEKSASSEFTACDTASDDMAFLSYTSGTTGKPKGVVHTHGWGYAHLRTTAPNWLGIEEHDRVWATAAPGWQKWIWTPFLSVLGSGAVGFVYSGKFNVDKYLQFLDEYQINVLCCTPTEYRFIAKAENLGEFSLASLKSAVSAGEPLNREVIDIFEKQFSLSVRDGYGQTENTLLVGTMIGMEARPGSMGKPTPGNIVDVITDEGSPAGAGEVGDIAVHKSTPALFREYLNDPERTKMQFRGDYYITGDRAKKDEEGYFWFEGRGDDIIVSSGYTIGPFEVEDALIKHPAVRECAVVASPDPERGNVVKAFVVLRDESTESTEKLVQELQNHVKELTAPYKYPRKIEFLEELPKTSSGKIMRIELRNKEQNQR, from the coding sequence ATGAACCGAGAAGAACTACTTGCGCCGGCTCGCTACAATATTGTTTCGGAATTCGAAAAGTATGCAACGGGTGATGGCAGAAAAGCATTAATTTACGTAGATGCACAAAATCAAGAACAACAAGTAACGTACGACGAACTGATCCAGGCAGCTAATCGTACAGCGAACGTGCTGACATCGACCGGCTTGAAAAAAGGTGATGTTGTGCTTGTGATGGTACCGCGCATGATCGAAGCGTATGTGACCTACATTGCTGCACTAAAGGCAGGACTTGTTGTCATCCCTAGTTCTGAAATGCTACGTTCCTCCGAAATTGAATATCGAATTGAACACAGTAATGCAAAAGCGATTATCGCATTTGATGCGTTCACCGATCAACTTGAACATGTGGAAAATGTAGACAAAGTCACTGTTTATATTATCGGAGAAGCAAAAGAAGGGGAAATATCCCTGACTGCTCAAGAAAAAAGTGCATCTTCTGAGTTTACCGCTTGCGATACGGCTAGTGATGATATGGCGTTTCTATCGTATACGTCGGGTACCACTGGCAAGCCAAAAGGTGTAGTCCATACACATGGCTGGGGATACGCACACTTGCGGACAACTGCTCCGAACTGGTTAGGTATTGAAGAGCATGATAGGGTGTGGGCTACAGCGGCACCAGGATGGCAGAAGTGGATTTGGACACCGTTCTTATCTGTTCTAGGAAGTGGAGCGGTAGGTTTTGTCTACAGCGGCAAATTCAACGTGGACAAATACTTACAGTTTCTGGACGAATACCAAATCAATGTCCTATGTTGTACACCGACTGAATACCGATTTATCGCAAAAGCGGAGAATTTAGGGGAGTTTTCATTAGCTTCTCTGAAAAGTGCAGTTTCAGCAGGAGAGCCATTAAATCGTGAAGTCATTGATATTTTCGAAAAACAGTTCTCCCTTTCTGTTCGTGATGGATATGGACAAACAGAAAACACGTTGTTGGTCGGTACGATGATCGGGATGGAGGCGCGTCCTGGATCAATGGGGAAACCGACACCTGGTAATATCGTCGATGTTATTACGGATGAAGGTAGCCCGGCAGGCGCAGGTGAAGTGGGAGATATTGCCGTTCATAAATCCACGCCAGCGCTGTTCCGTGAGTATTTAAATGACCCTGAACGCACGAAGATGCAATTTAGAGGGGATTATTATATTACCGGTGACCGTGCCAAGAAAGATGAAGAAGGCTATTTCTGGTTTGAAGGCCGAGGCGATGACATCATCGTGAGTTCGGGTTATACGATTGGACCTTTCGAAGTGGAAGATGCGTTGATCAAGCACCCAGCAGTTCGTGAATGCGCAGTCGTCGCAAGTCCAGATCCTGAACGTGGAAATGTTGTGAAGGCATTTGTCGTCTTACGTGATGAGTCGACGGAATCGACTGAGAAACTCGTACAAGAGTTACAGAATCATGTCAAAGAATTGACGGCACCTTATAAGTATCCTCGTAAGATTGAGTTTTTAGAAGAGTTGCCTAAAACTTCATCAGGTAAAATTATGCGTATTGAATTGCGCAATAAAGAACAAAATCAAAGATGA
- the sppA gene encoding signal peptide peptidase SppA, with product MNAKRWIAVAVTATLIIVSVGINAMSWVFTRDWNSFVNEINLMETQVQETVVEEGSVNERIAVLTVDGVIQDVGEATIFSGAEYNHRQFMTQLNELSNDDTVKGIVLSVNSPGGGVLESSDIYDAITEIQKSKEIPVYVAMGGMAASGGYYISAPADKIYVHPETLTGSIGVIMQSVNYGKLAEKYGVEFPTIKSGPYKDMMSPTRDMKPEERKMLQEMIDDSYKRFVDIIVEGRGMSEAAVRKVADGRVMNGRQAIEAGLADDYGKLPTVISAMKEDYHLEKAEVFEYGEPTNLKAILSMKAHDVFNGDVESQIIKKLLTENTAPRMMYLYGE from the coding sequence ATGAATGCAAAAAGATGGATTGCTGTAGCAGTAACTGCCACATTGATTATTGTGTCGGTTGGTATTAATGCGATGTCATGGGTTTTCACAAGAGATTGGAACAGTTTCGTCAACGAAATCAATTTGATGGAAACACAAGTACAAGAAACAGTAGTAGAAGAAGGAAGTGTCAATGAGCGAATTGCAGTACTGACGGTGGATGGCGTCATACAAGATGTCGGGGAAGCGACTATTTTTAGTGGTGCCGAATACAACCACAGACAATTCATGACGCAGTTGAATGAGTTGTCGAATGACGACACGGTAAAGGGCATTGTCCTTTCTGTTAATTCACCAGGTGGCGGTGTATTGGAATCATCAGATATTTATGATGCGATCACAGAAATTCAGAAATCAAAAGAAATTCCGGTCTACGTCGCGATGGGCGGTATGGCGGCTTCTGGTGGGTATTATATTTCAGCTCCCGCAGATAAAATTTATGTTCATCCAGAAACATTGACCGGTTCAATCGGTGTGATCATGCAATCGGTTAACTACGGAAAATTGGCTGAGAAATACGGTGTGGAATTCCCGACGATCAAGTCAGGTCCATATAAAGACATGATGAGCCCGACTCGAGATATGAAGCCGGAAGAACGTAAGATGTTACAGGAAATGATTGATGATTCGTATAAACGTTTCGTTGATATTATTGTAGAAGGACGCGGTATGTCAGAAGCAGCTGTCCGTAAAGTAGCGGATGGACGTGTCATGAATGGCCGTCAAGCGATTGAAGCAGGGCTTGCGGACGATTATGGTAAGTTACCAACGGTTATTTCTGCCATGAAAGAAGATTATCATTTGGAGAAAGCAGAAGTATTCGAATATGGAGAGCCTACTAATTTAAAAGCTATTCTTTCCATGAAAGCCCATGATGTATTCAATGGAGATGTAGAATCGCAAATTATAAAAAAATTACTAACGGAAAATACAGCACCACGCATGATGTATTTATACGGTGAATAA
- the thiI gene encoding tRNA uracil 4-sulfurtransferase ThiI — translation MNWNTILIRYGELSLKGKNKSKFIRKLKANIKAALSDLGTVTMRAERDRMFIYTEKPEELDRAIEILPSIFGIQSFSPIVICEPTLEDIKDTSLKVLGKTETAGKTFKVDVKRADKRFPLNTGELQQELGGHVLRVFPELVVQMKKPEILLYVEIQREAAYISSHTYKGAGGMPVGSNGHSLLLLSGGIDSPVAGYMMMKRGVSFDAIHFASPPFTSDLAKEKVEDIVRQLTKFGAVIRLHVIPFTELQQTIVKQVPSNLSMTTTRRMMMKVAEQVRKDTNSLGLITGDSLGQVASQTLESLTAINEVTNTPILRPLIAMDKLEIIEIAQKIGTYDISIRPYDDCCTVFTPPSNKTKPQIEKVAYYESFQEFDDMVVEVASQRVTTIPSKQTEEEFEDLL, via the coding sequence ATGAACTGGAATACCATTTTAATTCGATACGGTGAGTTGTCACTTAAAGGGAAAAATAAGAGTAAATTTATCCGTAAACTGAAAGCGAATATAAAGGCCGCTTTGTCCGATTTAGGAACAGTGACCATGCGTGCAGAACGTGACCGGATGTTCATTTATACAGAAAAACCTGAAGAACTAGATCGTGCAATTGAAATATTGCCGTCGATTTTTGGAATTCAATCATTCAGTCCCATTGTAATTTGTGAACCTACATTAGAAGACATTAAAGACACTTCATTAAAAGTTCTTGGCAAAACGGAAACGGCTGGCAAGACATTTAAAGTAGACGTCAAACGTGCTGACAAACGTTTCCCACTCAATACAGGAGAATTGCAACAAGAATTAGGCGGTCATGTATTGAGAGTGTTCCCTGAATTAGTCGTTCAAATGAAAAAACCTGAAATTTTATTATATGTAGAGATCCAGCGTGAAGCAGCTTACATCTCTTCACACACATATAAAGGTGCAGGTGGTATGCCAGTTGGCTCCAATGGACATTCGTTGCTGCTGTTGTCTGGAGGAATCGACAGCCCAGTAGCAGGTTATATGATGATGAAGCGCGGCGTGTCATTTGATGCGATTCACTTTGCTAGCCCGCCGTTTACAAGCGATTTGGCAAAAGAGAAAGTAGAAGACATCGTCAGACAGCTAACGAAATTCGGGGCAGTCATTCGCTTGCATGTGATTCCGTTTACCGAACTGCAACAAACAATCGTTAAACAAGTTCCAAGCAACTTGTCCATGACGACTACGAGAAGAATGATGATGAAAGTTGCCGAACAAGTACGAAAAGACACGAACTCACTTGGCTTGATCACTGGCGATAGCCTTGGACAAGTAGCAAGTCAGACACTTGAGAGTTTAACGGCTATTAATGAAGTGACGAATACACCGATCTTGCGTCCGCTGATCGCAATGGACAAATTAGAAATCATTGAGATCGCTCAAAAAATCGGAACATACGATATTTCCATCCGTCCATACGACGATTGCTGTACTGTATTCACACCACCAAGCAATAAAACGAAGCCACAAATTGAAAAAGTCGCGTACTACGAAAGCTTCCAGGAGTTTGACGACATGGTAGTGGAAGTCGCGAGTCAGCGTGTAACGACGATTCCGAGCAAACAAACAGAAGAGGAATTCGAAGATTTGTTATAA
- a CDS encoding class I SAM-dependent methyltransferase, with protein MNTIEKVFTYYDNHASATEGLYLDAVLEASEKWLDQPSAVDLQDPDKEEIRKGIQLALLKGLKQSTQAHHQMTPDTIGFLIGYLVNKLLDSTQPVTLLDPAAGTGNLLFTVLNQYKGSASASAVEIDDVLIQIAAATANLLELPVSFYLQDALRPLPIDVVDAVVSDLPVGYYPDDEVAMDYELMAPEGHAFSHYLYIEQSMRYVKPGGYGLFIVPSRLLTAEGAEPILHFVKEHKLLRGLLELPSSLFADQRFAKSILLLQQPPNDNFVLPDVLLAKIPELGNAAAMQKFFDKLSAWVEEGEK; from the coding sequence ATGAACACTATAGAAAAAGTTTTTACGTATTACGACAATCATGCGTCGGCTACTGAAGGGTTGTATTTGGACGCTGTGCTCGAGGCGAGTGAAAAATGGCTAGATCAACCGTCGGCAGTAGACTTGCAAGATCCTGATAAAGAAGAAATTCGTAAAGGAATTCAGCTAGCCTTACTAAAAGGATTAAAGCAGTCCACGCAAGCTCATCACCAAATGACTCCTGATACGATTGGCTTTTTGATAGGATATTTAGTCAATAAATTATTGGATTCAACACAACCAGTAACGTTATTAGACCCGGCAGCAGGAACGGGAAATCTTTTGTTTACAGTATTGAATCAATATAAAGGTTCTGCTTCGGCGAGTGCAGTTGAAATCGATGATGTATTGATTCAAATCGCTGCTGCGACAGCCAATTTATTAGAATTACCGGTATCATTTTATCTACAAGACGCGCTACGGCCGTTACCTATTGATGTAGTGGATGCGGTAGTGAGTGATTTACCTGTAGGCTATTATCCAGACGATGAAGTCGCTATGGATTACGAATTGATGGCGCCTGAAGGCCATGCCTTCTCTCATTATTTATATATTGAGCAATCCATGCGCTATGTAAAGCCAGGTGGCTACGGATTATTCATCGTGCCTTCTAGATTGTTGACTGCTGAAGGTGCAGAACCTATCTTACACTTTGTAAAAGAACATAAATTATTGAGAGGCTTGCTTGAGTTGCCTTCTTCATTATTTGCAGATCAACGTTTTGCAAAAAGTATTTTATTATTACAACAACCACCAAACGACAATTTTGTTCTGCCAGACGTGTTATTAGCGAAAATACCTGAACTCGGCAATGCAGCCGCTATGCAAAAGTTTTTTGATAAACTAAGTGCGTGGGTGGAAGAAGGGGAGAAGTGA